One Labeo rohita strain BAU-BD-2019 chromosome 12, IGBB_LRoh.1.0, whole genome shotgun sequence genomic region harbors:
- the chrm3b gene encoding muscarinic acetylcholine receptor M3, with translation MNLTLSAESGLFLTNSSPGMRAYPTTTFVPHDVRTARPANDSLLTQGANLTGSHDATLSPTATPDPLGGHTIWQIVMIVFLCGSLSLVTIIGNILVLVSFKVNKQLKTVNNYYLLSLAFADLIIGVLSMNLYTTYIIMDQWALGNWACDLWLAIDYVASNASVMNLLVISFDRYFSVTRPLTYRAKRTTKRAMTMIGLAWSISFILWAPAILFWQYFVGKRTVPQHECYIQFLSEPITTFCTAIAAFYLPVTIMTVLYWRIYKETENRSKELAGLKGSGNQGSPEESVGNPGSSRSHSSYELHPSSQRSSGKTKRGRFWFWSLSRKAWKGHGRHTDRSDSWNNNETAVSIEQSDEEEEDDGEAVYSISDNLHPTEDVRPSRKGLSDHSTLDSKASVSSKDQPNADISIKDAALAKRFACKAKTQVNKRKKISLVKEKKAAQTLSAILLAFIITWTPYNIMVLVNAFCDECIPATLWALGYWLCYVNSTVNPMCYALCNKTFRTTFRSILLCQWRQTNKPNKLHIQQRQSAAQYRKQSPVEN, from the coding sequence ATGAACCTGACGCTGAGCGCCGAGTCCGGATTATTCCTGACCAACAGCTCCCCGGGGATGCGGGCCTATCCCACCACGACATTTGTACCACATGACGTCCGGACCGCTCGGCCTGCCAACGATTCGCTCCTCACGCAGGGCGCCAATTTGACCGGCAGCCACGATGCCACGCTGTCGCCCACCGCGACGCCGGACCCGCTGGGCGGCCACACCATCTGGCAGATCGTGATGATCGTGTTCCTGTGCGGCTCGCTTTCCTTAGTCACCATTATCGGGAACATCCTGGTCCTGGTGTCCTTTAAAGTCAACAAGCAGCTGAAGACGGTGAATAATTACTATCTGCTCAGCCTGGCGTTCGCCGACCTCATCATCGGCGTGCTTTCGATGAACCTCTACACCACGTACATCATCATGGACCAGTGGGCGCTCGGGAACTGGGCGTGCGATCTGTGGTTGGCCATCGATTACGTCGCCAGCAACGCGTCCGTCATGAACCTGCTGGTCATCAGCTTCGACAGGTACTTCTCCGTCACCCGTCCGCTGACCTACCGAGCCAAACGGACCACCAAACGAGCCATGACTATGATCGGACTGGCCTGGTCCATTTCGTTCATCCTCTGGGCGCCGGCCATCCTCTTCTGGCAGTATTTCGTCGGGAAGCGGACGGTCCCGCAGCACGAATGCTACATCCAGTTCCTCTCGGAGCCGATCACCACTTTCTGCACGGCCATCGCCGCCTTCTACCTGCCCGTCACCATCATGACCGTCCTCTACTGGCGGATCTACAAGGAGACGGAGAACCGCTCCAAGGAGCTGGCCGGACTCAAGGGTTCGGGGAACCAAGGCAGTCCGGAGGAATCCGTCGGGAATCCGGGAAGCTCGCGGAGCCACAGCAGTTACGAGCTCCACCCGTCCAGCCAGAGAAGCTCTGGGAAAACCAAAAGGGGGCGGTTTTGGTTTTGGTCGTTGAGTCGGAAAGCTTGGAAGGGTCACGGCCGCCACACGGACCGCAGCGACAGCTGGAATAATAACGAAACCGCCGTGTCGATCGAGCAGTCGGACGAGGAGGAGGAAGACGACGGAGAAGCCGTGTATTCGATTTCCGACAACCTCCACCCAACAGAAGACGTGAGACCTTCCAGAAAAGGATTGTCCGATCACTCCACCCTGGACTCCAAAGCGTCCGTGAGCTCCAAAGATCAACCCAACGCCGACATCTCCATCAAAGACGCGGCGCTCGCCAAGCGCTTCGCCTGCAAGGCCAAGACGCAGGTCAACAAGCGCAAGAAGATCTCTCTGGTGAAGGAGAAGAAAGCGGCGCAGACGCTGAGCGCCATCCTGCTGGCCTTCATCATCACGTGGACGCCGTACAACATCATGGTCCTGGTGAACGCCTTCTGTGACGAGTGCATCCCCGCGACGCTGTGGGCTCTGGGATACTGGCTGTGCTACGTCAACAGCACCGTCAACCCCATGTGTTACGCGCTCTGCAACAAGACCTTCCGCACCACCTTCAGATCCATCCTGCTGTGCCAGTGGCGCCAAACGAACAAACCCAACAAACTGCACATCCAGCAGAGGCAGTCGGCGGCCCAATACCGGAAACAGAGTCCTGTGGAAAACTAG